In Streptomyces hawaiiensis, one genomic interval encodes:
- a CDS encoding thiamine pyrophosphate-binding protein → MTHDHDLVLRPTPAQTEAALNPPPGRTGGDLVVETLAGLGATTVFGLPGQHALGMFDALRRSDLRYLGLRVENNAGFAADAYGRITGEAAPLLLSTGPGALTSLAALQEAAAASAPVLAISSQVPTAGLGGGRRGYLHELPDQAASFRGVVKSVHTVRTQSQIPSAIEAAWKSALSAPHGPVWVEIPQDMLLAQTVIPVVTGGDAFPEELPPRPELTAVAADLLSKAARPAIIAGGGVVRADASGKLKQLAERLRAPVVTTPGGKGAFPWTHPLSLQSWIEDRHTTDFLEDADVLLVVGSGLGELSSNYHTFKPRGRVVQIEADLGKLESNHPALGIHADARLALQALLETVPAREDATAAVRVREVLAKVADRIATQELTLEQDVLASVRRALPGDSPSFWDMTILAYWAWSAFDAKGPNHMHSAQGAGGLGYAFPAALGAAAADPTRPVLAVSGDGGALYSIAELATARQYDLNVTWLIVDDGGYGILREYMTDAFGEATATELTRPDYVALAESFGVPGVRTTPENLEQDLARALAAPGPSVVLLPAVLRMFAPTHLG, encoded by the coding sequence GTGACTCACGACCACGACCTGGTGCTCCGCCCCACGCCCGCCCAGACGGAGGCCGCCCTGAACCCTCCTCCCGGCCGCACCGGCGGAGACCTGGTCGTGGAGACACTGGCCGGGCTGGGCGCCACGACCGTCTTCGGGCTGCCCGGCCAGCACGCCCTCGGCATGTTCGACGCGCTGCGCCGCTCCGACCTCAGGTACCTCGGCCTGCGGGTGGAGAACAACGCCGGATTCGCGGCGGACGCGTACGGCCGGATCACCGGTGAGGCCGCGCCGCTGCTGCTGTCGACGGGGCCGGGCGCCCTGACCTCGCTCGCCGCGCTCCAGGAGGCGGCGGCGGCCTCCGCGCCCGTGCTGGCGATCAGCAGCCAGGTCCCGACGGCGGGCCTCGGCGGCGGACGCCGCGGCTACCTCCACGAACTCCCGGACCAGGCCGCCTCGTTCCGGGGCGTGGTCAAGTCCGTCCACACCGTCCGCACTCAGTCCCAGATCCCCTCCGCGATCGAGGCGGCCTGGAAGTCGGCGCTGAGCGCCCCGCACGGCCCGGTGTGGGTGGAGATCCCCCAGGACATGCTGCTCGCGCAGACGGTGATCCCGGTGGTGACGGGCGGCGACGCCTTCCCCGAGGAGCTGCCGCCCCGTCCCGAACTGACGGCGGTGGCCGCCGACCTGCTGTCCAAGGCCGCCCGTCCGGCGATCATCGCGGGCGGGGGAGTGGTCCGGGCGGACGCCTCCGGCAAGCTGAAGCAGCTGGCGGAGCGGCTCCGGGCGCCGGTCGTCACCACCCCCGGCGGCAAGGGCGCGTTCCCCTGGACGCACCCGCTGTCGCTCCAGTCGTGGATCGAGGACCGGCACACCACCGACTTCCTGGAGGACGCCGACGTCCTCCTGGTCGTCGGATCGGGCCTCGGCGAACTCTCCTCGAACTACCACACGTTCAAGCCGCGCGGCCGGGTCGTCCAGATCGAGGCCGACCTCGGCAAGCTGGAGTCCAACCACCCGGCGTTGGGCATCCACGCCGACGCGCGGCTCGCGTTGCAGGCCCTGCTGGAGACGGTGCCGGCCCGCGAGGACGCGACGGCCGCCGTTCGGGTCCGGGAGGTGCTCGCCAAGGTCGCCGACCGCATCGCCACCCAGGAACTCACCCTGGAGCAGGACGTCCTGGCGTCCGTGCGCAGGGCGCTGCCGGGCGACTCCCCGTCCTTCTGGGACATGACCATCCTGGCGTACTGGGCGTGGTCGGCCTTCGACGCCAAGGGCCCCAACCACATGCACTCCGCGCAGGGCGCGGGCGGCCTCGGCTACGCCTTCCCGGCGGCACTCGGCGCGGCGGCGGCCGACCCGACCCGGCCGGTCCTCGCGGTCTCCGGCGACGGCGGGGCCCTGTACTCGATCGCCGAGCTGGCGACGGCCCGCCAGTACGACCTGAACGTCACCTGGCTGATCGTCGACGACGGTGGCTACGGCATCCTGCGCGAGTACATGACCGACGCGTTCGGCGAGGCGACCGCGACGGAACTGACCCGGCCCGACTACGTGGCCCTGGCGGAGTCCTTCGGTGTCCCCGGGGTGCGGACGACTCCGGAGAACCTGGAGCAGGACCTCGCCAGGGCGCTTGCCGCGCCCGGGCCCTCGGTGGTCCTGCTCCCGGCCGTGCTGCGGATGTTCGCGCCGACGCACCTGGGCTGA
- the speB gene encoding agmatinase gives MSGNETPRGPVDSSRVPRYAGPATFARLPRLDEVGRADVAVVGVPFDSGVSYRPGARFGGNAIREASRLLRPYNPAQDASPFALAQVADGGDIAVNPFNINEAVETVEAAADDLLGTGARLMTLGGDHTIALPLLRSVAKKHGPVALLHFDAHLDTWDTYFGAEYTHGTPFRRAVEEGILDTSALSHVGTRGPLYGKQDLTDDEKMGFGIVTSADVYRRGADEVADQLRQRIGDRPLYISIDIDCLDPAHAPGTGTPEAGGMTSRELLEILRGLASCNLVSADVVEVAPAYDHAEITSVAASHTAYELTTIMSRQIAAARKDSEAK, from the coding sequence ATGAGTGGCAACGAGACTCCGCGCGGGCCCGTCGACTCCTCCCGCGTTCCGCGGTACGCGGGCCCGGCGACCTTCGCCCGGCTGCCCCGGCTGGACGAGGTCGGCCGGGCCGATGTCGCCGTGGTGGGCGTGCCGTTCGACTCCGGTGTCTCGTACCGGCCGGGCGCCCGCTTCGGCGGCAACGCGATCCGTGAGGCGTCCCGGCTGCTGCGCCCGTACAACCCGGCGCAGGACGCCTCCCCGTTCGCCCTCGCCCAGGTCGCGGACGGCGGCGACATCGCCGTGAACCCGTTCAACATCAACGAGGCCGTCGAGACCGTCGAGGCGGCGGCGGACGACCTGCTCGGCACGGGCGCCCGCCTGATGACCCTCGGCGGCGACCACACCATCGCGCTGCCCCTGCTGCGGTCGGTGGCGAAGAAGCACGGCCCGGTGGCCCTGCTGCACTTCGACGCCCACCTCGACACCTGGGACACCTACTTCGGCGCCGAGTACACGCACGGCACCCCGTTCCGCCGCGCGGTCGAGGAGGGCATCCTCGACACCTCCGCCCTGTCCCACGTCGGCACCCGCGGCCCGCTCTACGGCAAGCAGGACCTCACCGACGACGAGAAGATGGGCTTCGGCATCGTCACCTCGGCCGACGTCTACCGGCGCGGCGCCGACGAGGTCGCCGACCAGCTCCGCCAGCGCATCGGCGACCGCCCGCTGTACATCTCCATCGACATCGACTGCCTCGACCCGGCCCACGCCCCCGGCACCGGCACCCCCGAGGCCGGCGGCATGACCTCGCGCGAACTGCTGGAGATCCTGCGCGGCCTGGCGTCCTGCAACCTGGTCTCCGCGGACGTCGTCGAGGTGGCCCCCGCGTACGATCACGCCGAGATCACGTCGGTGGCCGCGTCCCACACGGCGTACGAACTGACCACGATCATGTCGCGCCAGATCGCCGCGGCCCGGAAGGACTCGGAAGCGAAGTGA